From a region of the Myxococcus fulvus genome:
- a CDS encoding DUF4388 domain-containing protein encodes MESFKGSLASYRLQMVMPPLFSTAGVEGTLRVERGAIRRCFQVKDGFLVGESSNDPREHLSQVLVNLRILDAPRAAAAFEAAEGAGTPYGTFLVQRCFVELPRLIEAMEHKAREALFDCYGWESGEVEFTPKLPPSARAVGLKLALNSLHRDAVTRLREWSVFREVFPHLDATFRVFREFAVETFSEEEDKLLELAAGGATLGEMLATAKEAPLFAARWILHLYRRGALAPRLPKGPKLGEAAELAELLNLVKRFLESGKYDHAVALAAQILERGPVPEAHALYREAEVRLTLALSDELFALDGRLVFEPIPRPTPSQLTADDLYLYSKLRGSRSIRQALRTAAMGELAASRSVHRLMASGLIHVAPLPGSDATSEARRTSTDPFGVPAVNVGS; translated from the coding sequence ATGGAGTCATTCAAGGGAAGTCTCGCCAGCTATCGCCTGCAGATGGTGATGCCGCCGTTGTTCTCGACCGCGGGGGTGGAAGGCACCTTGCGCGTGGAGCGCGGAGCCATCCGGCGGTGTTTCCAGGTGAAGGACGGCTTCCTGGTGGGTGAGAGCTCGAATGACCCCCGCGAGCACCTGTCCCAGGTCCTGGTGAACCTGCGCATCCTGGATGCCCCCCGGGCCGCCGCGGCCTTCGAGGCGGCGGAGGGCGCTGGCACCCCCTACGGCACCTTCCTGGTGCAGCGCTGCTTCGTGGAGCTGCCCCGGCTCATCGAGGCGATGGAGCACAAGGCCCGCGAGGCCCTCTTCGACTGCTACGGCTGGGAGTCGGGCGAGGTGGAGTTCACCCCGAAGCTCCCGCCGTCCGCCCGCGCGGTGGGGTTGAAGCTCGCGTTGAACAGCCTGCACCGCGACGCGGTGACGCGGCTGCGTGAGTGGTCCGTGTTCCGCGAGGTCTTCCCGCACCTGGACGCCACCTTCAGGGTGTTCCGCGAGTTCGCCGTGGAGACCTTCTCCGAGGAGGAGGACAAGCTGCTGGAGCTGGCCGCGGGCGGCGCCACGCTGGGGGAGATGCTGGCCACGGCGAAGGAGGCCCCGCTGTTCGCCGCGCGGTGGATCCTCCACCTCTATCGCCGGGGTGCCCTGGCGCCGCGCCTGCCCAAGGGCCCCAAGCTGGGAGAGGCCGCGGAGCTGGCCGAACTCCTGAACCTGGTGAAGCGCTTCCTGGAGTCGGGCAAGTACGACCACGCGGTGGCGCTGGCGGCACAGATCCTCGAGCGAGGTCCCGTCCCCGAGGCCCACGCCCTGTACCGCGAGGCCGAGGTCCGCCTGACGCTGGCCCTGAGCGACGAGCTGTTCGCGCTGGACGGGCGGCTCGTCTTCGAGCCCATCCCCCGCCCCACCCCGTCGCAGCTCACGGCGGATGACCTCTACCTGTACTCGAAGCTGCGAGGCAGCCGGAGCATCCGCCAGGCGCTGCGCACCGCGGCCATGGGCGAGCTGGCCGCGTCGCGTTCGGTGCACCGGCTGATGGCCTCCGGGCTCATTCATGTCGCGCCCCTGCCCGGCTCCGACGCCACCTCCGAGGCACGCCGCACCAGCACGGACCCCTTCGGCGTCCCCGCGGTCAACGTGGGCTCCTGA
- a CDS encoding Uma2 family endonuclease — MGDIRGKKPRTYEDIAALPLPWVAETLEGLWPEPASRAAVDLLPLVHRLGALLVRPFDWARGGPGGWWFLETPELHLESGVVVPALAAWRRAAVPEPPEPESPWLTPAPDWVCEVLSPRSGELASRMHAYHQARVAHVWLLDPARCRVEVYRRGNRGWARVAVHEGSARMRAEPFDAVVLDLGALWLQEPTLTAGTPKGSVLVRRASEVASEPGRGAT, encoded by the coding sequence GTGGGAGACATCCGAGGAAAGAAGCCCAGGACGTACGAGGACATCGCGGCGCTGCCCCTGCCGTGGGTGGCGGAGACGCTCGAGGGGCTGTGGCCCGAGCCCGCGTCCCGCGCGGCGGTGGACCTGCTCCCGCTGGTGCATCGGCTGGGCGCGCTGCTCGTGCGGCCCTTCGACTGGGCCCGGGGTGGTCCGGGTGGCTGGTGGTTCCTGGAGACACCGGAGCTGCACCTGGAGTCGGGCGTCGTCGTTCCCGCGTTGGCGGCCTGGCGACGGGCCGCGGTGCCGGAGCCTCCCGAGCCTGAGTCACCCTGGCTCACGCCCGCGCCGGACTGGGTCTGTGAGGTGCTCTCGCCACGGAGCGGGGAGCTCGCCTCACGGATGCACGCGTATCACCAGGCCCGCGTGGCGCATGTCTGGCTCCTCGACCCGGCACGGTGTCGGGTGGAGGTGTACCGACGCGGGAACAGGGGCTGGGCGCGGGTGGCGGTGCACGAGGGCTCCGCCCGGATGCGCGCGGAGCCCTTCGACGCGGTGGTCCTGGATCTGGGGGCCCTCTGGCTTCAGGAGCCCACGTTGACCGCGGGGACGCCGAAGGGGTCCGTGCTGGTGCGGCGTGCCTCGGAGGTGGCGTCGGAGCCGGGCAGGGGCGCGACATGA
- the xerD gene encoding site-specific tyrosine recombinase XerD: MEGLLDAFIAFIRAERGLSGKTVDAYAADLTVYFEDLRGRGVDDVTRARQEDVTAHLSALTKGGLGKRSQARHLAALRGFHRFLVAERLADKDPTEDVDTPRSARRLPSFLTLEEVEQLLAAPDEGSPAGLRDRAMLEVLYATGLRVSELCGLGVNDVQLSAGYLVAKGKGAKERVVPLGRVAVEKVREYLAASRPAMLGRREARALFVTPRGAGFTRQGFWKLIKRYALKAGILKPLSPHKLRHSFATHLVERGADLRAVQQMLGHADLATTQIYTHVNSARLRSVYDEFHPRSDAFTPKKKRKTGT; the protein is encoded by the coding sequence ATGGAAGGGTTGCTCGACGCGTTCATCGCGTTCATCCGAGCCGAGCGCGGGCTGTCCGGCAAGACGGTGGATGCCTACGCCGCGGACCTCACCGTGTACTTCGAGGACCTGCGCGGGCGCGGCGTCGACGACGTGACGCGGGCGCGCCAGGAGGACGTGACGGCGCACCTGTCGGCGCTGACGAAGGGCGGCCTGGGCAAGCGCAGCCAGGCGCGACACCTGGCCGCGCTGCGTGGCTTCCACCGCTTCCTCGTCGCGGAGCGGCTGGCGGACAAGGACCCGACGGAGGACGTGGACACGCCGCGCTCGGCGCGCAGGCTGCCCTCGTTCCTGACGCTCGAGGAGGTGGAGCAGCTGCTCGCCGCGCCGGACGAGGGCTCTCCCGCGGGACTTCGGGACAGGGCGATGCTGGAGGTGCTCTACGCCACGGGGCTGCGCGTCAGCGAGCTGTGCGGCCTGGGCGTCAACGACGTGCAGCTCAGCGCGGGGTATCTGGTCGCGAAGGGCAAGGGCGCCAAGGAGCGCGTCGTCCCGCTGGGGCGCGTGGCGGTGGAGAAGGTCCGCGAGTACCTGGCCGCCTCACGTCCGGCGATGCTCGGGCGGCGCGAGGCGCGGGCGCTGTTCGTGACGCCCCGGGGCGCGGGCTTCACCCGGCAGGGGTTCTGGAAGCTCATCAAGCGCTACGCGCTGAAGGCGGGCATCCTCAAGCCGCTGTCTCCGCACAAGCTGCGGCACTCGTTCGCCACGCACCTGGTGGAGCGCGGCGCGGACCTGCGGGCCGTGCAGCAGATGCTCGGTCACGCGGACCTGGCCACGACGCAAATCTACACGCACGTGAACAGCGCCCGGCTGCGCTCGGTCTACGACGAGTTCCACCCTCGCAGCGACGCGTTCACCCCGAAGAAGAAGCGCAAGACGGGGACGTAG
- a CDS encoding L-threonylcarbamoyladenylate synthase, with amino-acid sequence MAAPILEVDMEHPSPRHIQRAVEVLERGGLIAYPTDTYYGMGCDLGSKKAIERLYQLKGRDKKKPLSFLCPDLSDVARYAHVSNFAYRTMKGLTPGAFTFILEATRLVPDLMMSKQKQVGIRVPDAPLARELARALGRPLVTTSVSNTDGEPLTDAREIKDAFGHGLELILDGGVTLNEPSTVVSLIGDTLEILRQGKGRLED; translated from the coding sequence ATGGCCGCACCCATCCTCGAGGTGGACATGGAGCACCCGTCGCCGCGCCACATCCAGCGCGCGGTGGAGGTGCTCGAGCGCGGCGGGCTCATCGCCTACCCGACGGACACGTATTACGGCATGGGCTGTGACCTGGGCTCGAAGAAGGCCATCGAGCGGCTCTACCAGCTCAAGGGACGCGACAAGAAGAAGCCCCTGTCCTTCCTGTGCCCGGACCTGTCGGACGTCGCCCGTTACGCTCACGTCAGCAATTTCGCGTATCGGACGATGAAGGGTCTCACTCCAGGTGCGTTCACCTTCATCCTCGAGGCGACGCGGCTGGTGCCCGATTTGATGATGTCGAAACAGAAGCAGGTCGGCATCCGGGTCCCGGATGCCCCCCTGGCGCGCGAGCTGGCGCGCGCACTCGGGCGCCCTCTGGTGACGACGTCGGTGAGCAATACGGACGGTGAGCCGCTCACGGACGCTCGGGAGATAAAAGACGCGTTCGGTCACGGCCTGGAGCTCATCCTCGACGGAGGCGTGACATTGAACGAACCGTCGACAGTGGTTTCACTCATCGGCGACACGCTTGAAATCCTCCGGCAGGGCAAGGGTAGGCTGGAGGACTGA
- a CDS encoding cation:proton antiporter, giving the protein MKGAVLRLLLLVGLLAIISRAQVLREDAGTPVTLAAGALLLCGLFAGKVAKGLGLPRLTGYLLVGVAVGPYALGFIPGEGVKGLDLVKGLAVSLIALVAGTELRLGLIRRVGARVALLCAAVCGVTFTVCFGATFALKPLLPFLAPMTWQQALAVSALVSTVVVSFSPTVTIAIVQETSARGSFTEFLMALVIIGDLFVMVAFALAAGVTRASFGGGLDVTGLLSGVGWELFGSVVVGGVLAVVMLLYMRGVKQELPLFLVGLSFAAAEGGTRLHLSPLLVSLAAGALIANLDEREGERIHHAIQRAGLPVFALFFAAAGAGLKLDALMTVGPAALLLVVLRGLAIWFACRRFAPTDDPRLKEYLWMGLISQAGVTFGLAALVSRTFPTFGPQVEVLIVAMITAHELVGPVLTRRALTASGEVRTDEAQGTA; this is encoded by the coding sequence ATGAAGGGCGCGGTGCTGCGGTTGCTGCTGCTGGTGGGGCTCCTGGCCATCATCAGCCGCGCCCAGGTGCTGCGCGAGGACGCGGGCACGCCGGTGACGCTGGCGGCCGGCGCGCTGCTCCTGTGCGGCCTGTTCGCGGGCAAGGTGGCCAAGGGGCTGGGGCTGCCCCGGCTCACGGGCTACCTGCTGGTGGGCGTGGCGGTGGGGCCGTACGCGCTGGGCTTCATCCCGGGCGAAGGCGTCAAGGGGTTGGACCTGGTGAAGGGGCTGGCGGTGAGCCTCATCGCGCTGGTGGCCGGCACGGAGCTGCGGTTGGGGCTCATCCGCCGCGTGGGCGCGAGGGTGGCGCTCCTGTGCGCCGCGGTGTGCGGCGTGACGTTCACCGTGTGCTTCGGGGCGACCTTCGCGCTCAAGCCGCTGCTGCCGTTCCTGGCGCCGATGACGTGGCAGCAGGCGCTGGCGGTGAGCGCGCTGGTGTCCACGGTGGTGGTGTCGTTCTCGCCCACGGTGACCATCGCCATCGTCCAGGAGACGAGCGCGCGGGGCTCCTTCACGGAGTTCCTGATGGCGCTGGTCATCATCGGCGATTTGTTCGTCATGGTGGCCTTCGCGCTGGCGGCCGGCGTGACGCGGGCGAGCTTCGGCGGCGGGCTGGACGTGACGGGCCTGTTGAGCGGGGTGGGGTGGGAGCTGTTCGGCTCGGTGGTGGTGGGCGGGGTGCTCGCGGTGGTGATGCTCCTCTACATGCGGGGCGTGAAGCAGGAGCTGCCGCTGTTCCTGGTGGGGCTGTCCTTCGCGGCGGCGGAGGGCGGCACGCGGCTGCACCTGTCCCCGCTGCTGGTGTCGCTGGCGGCGGGCGCGCTCATCGCCAACCTGGACGAGCGCGAGGGGGAGCGCATCCACCACGCCATCCAGCGCGCGGGGCTGCCGGTGTTCGCGCTCTTCTTCGCGGCGGCGGGCGCGGGGTTGAAGCTGGACGCGTTGATGACGGTGGGGCCGGCGGCGCTGCTCCTGGTGGTGCTGCGGGGGCTGGCCATCTGGTTCGCCTGTCGACGCTTCGCCCCCACGGATGACCCGCGGTTGAAGGAGTACCTGTGGATGGGGCTCATCTCGCAGGCGGGCGTGACGTTCGGCCTGGCGGCGCTGGTGTCGCGCACGTTCCCGACCTTCGGGCCCCAGGTGGAGGTGCTCATCGTCGCGATGATCACCGCGCACGAGCTGGTGGGCCCGGTGTTGACGCGACGTGCACTGACGGCCAGTGGTGAAGTCAGGACGGACGAGGCACAGGGAACCGCGTAG
- a CDS encoding general stress protein, whose protein sequence is MSDKDNKGSMTVAEAGRKGGETVRNERGREFYETIGRKGGATVKAERGRSFYEEIGRKGGETVKAERGAKFYEEIGKKGGDRVKATRGPNFYEEIGRKGGQKVKKLIEEGKRAARAAMAAQEGGAAPQPEGSTTTPAAPSGETAGPGQNE, encoded by the coding sequence ATGTCGGACAAGGACAACAAGGGCAGCATGACGGTGGCCGAGGCGGGCCGTAAGGGTGGCGAGACGGTCCGGAACGAGCGAGGTCGCGAGTTCTACGAGACCATCGGCCGCAAGGGCGGAGCGACCGTGAAGGCGGAGCGAGGTCGCTCGTTCTACGAGGAGATTGGCCGCAAGGGCGGCGAGACGGTGAAGGCCGAGCGCGGCGCCAAGTTCTACGAGGAGATCGGCAAGAAGGGTGGTGACCGCGTCAAGGCCACCCGCGGGCCGAACTTCTACGAGGAGATTGGCCGCAAGGGTGGGCAGAAGGTGAAGAAGCTCATCGAGGAGGGCAAGCGCGCGGCCCGGGCAGCGATGGCGGCACAGGAGGGCGGCGCCGCGCCGCAGCCGGAGGGCTCCACCACGACTCCGGCGGCTCCTTCCGGTGAGACGGCGGGCCCCGGCCAGAACGAGTAG
- a CDS encoding TVP38/TMEM64 family protein gives MLVSVGGLLTLRLLGPDFIDQRHLSDLLAPLGDAAPLAYIAFLAVRPLTLLPGQLMTAVGGMMFGTLAATLYSLTGSFLAAMLLFVLARKLGTRPMKRLAGGKYPALVRAAKRNDFLFSFTMCINPLCPTDVMLAAAAASGARFWPSVAGVMLGTIPGTFLTAQFGSGLAQGRTVMTAVSAAGLVLSLVLGVFIGRRFYKELNEAPEVPSPPSDARGDSTVPELRSATAAAVPAAQAKSGGVPATY, from the coding sequence ATGCTCGTGTCCGTGGGTGGACTGTTGACGCTCCGGCTCTTGGGGCCGGACTTCATCGACCAGCGACATCTCTCGGATCTGCTGGCCCCACTGGGTGATGCGGCGCCTTTGGCATACATCGCCTTCCTCGCCGTACGTCCCCTGACGTTGCTGCCCGGGCAGCTCATGACCGCCGTGGGCGGGATGATGTTCGGGACGCTTGCAGCGACCCTCTATTCACTAACGGGCAGCTTCCTGGCCGCCATGTTGCTCTTCGTGCTGGCACGCAAGCTGGGGACCCGGCCGATGAAGCGCCTGGCTGGCGGCAAGTACCCGGCGCTCGTGCGCGCGGCCAAGCGCAACGACTTCCTCTTCTCGTTCACCATGTGCATCAACCCGCTGTGCCCCACCGACGTGATGCTGGCCGCGGCCGCCGCCAGTGGCGCGCGCTTCTGGCCCTCGGTGGCCGGCGTGATGCTCGGCACCATTCCCGGCACCTTCCTCACCGCGCAGTTCGGCAGCGGGCTGGCCCAGGGCCGCACGGTGATGACCGCGGTGTCCGCCGCGGGCCTGGTCCTGTCGTTGGTCCTGGGCGTGTTCATCGGCCGGCGCTTCTACAAGGAGCTCAATGAGGCTCCGGAAGTCCCTTCACCGCCATCAGATGCGCGAGGGGATTCGACGGTTCCCGAGCTGCGGAGCGCGACGGCCGCGGCGGTGCCTGCCGCTCAGGCCAAGAGCGGCGGCGTCCCTGCCACGTATTGA
- a CDS encoding patatin-like phospholipase family protein — MSDRPATLVLSGGGGKGAFQVGAERVLREVHGFRWERVFGVSVGALNGAVIAQREYERLTHLWMNLRESDVYRRFPWLVVALRIGVLNKLGIYDNTPLRDLVERNLAGRPFAIPAHVGRVSLTSGQYELVSSDASDFLSAVWQSATMPVIWEPIGPQAIVDGGLRNVTPLGDALGYAPTEIVVIACSSSRLEPVRHPANILDVARRSLTDITLNEILMNDVDVFVRINDMVRQAHEQGTSLRAPDGKPYVYCRITVIEPTAPMGDTLDFSPEMIRMRMRHGEDRARAVMRPTGVGPGERMPPRIAAQLEPILHS; from the coding sequence ATGTCGGACCGTCCCGCGACGCTCGTGCTGTCAGGTGGTGGAGGCAAGGGCGCCTTCCAGGTGGGCGCGGAGCGGGTGCTGCGCGAGGTGCACGGCTTCCGCTGGGAGCGCGTCTTCGGCGTCTCGGTGGGCGCGCTGAACGGCGCCGTCATCGCCCAGCGCGAGTACGAGCGCCTGACGCACCTCTGGATGAACCTCCGCGAGTCGGACGTGTACCGGCGCTTCCCCTGGCTCGTCGTCGCCCTGCGCATCGGCGTGCTCAACAAGCTGGGCATCTACGACAACACCCCCTTGAGAGACCTGGTGGAGCGCAATCTCGCCGGACGGCCCTTCGCCATCCCCGCCCACGTGGGCCGCGTGTCGCTCACCTCGGGGCAATACGAGCTGGTGTCGAGCGACGCGAGCGACTTCCTCTCCGCGGTCTGGCAGAGCGCGACCATGCCCGTCATCTGGGAGCCCATCGGCCCCCAGGCCATCGTCGACGGAGGTCTGCGCAACGTGACGCCGCTGGGCGACGCGCTCGGGTACGCGCCCACGGAGATCGTCGTCATCGCATGTTCCTCCTCGCGACTGGAGCCCGTCCGCCATCCCGCCAACATCCTGGACGTGGCCCGCCGGAGCCTCACGGACATCACCCTCAACGAAATCCTGATGAACGACGTGGATGTCTTCGTGCGCATCAATGACATGGTGAGACAGGCCCATGAGCAGGGGACATCGCTCCGCGCACCGGACGGCAAGCCGTATGTCTATTGCCGCATCACCGTCATCGAGCCCACCGCGCCCATGGGCGATACGCTCGACTTCTCGCCGGAGATGATTCGCATGCGCATGCGTCACGGCGAGGACCGGGCCCGCGCGGTGATGCGGCCGACGGGCGTGGGTCCCGGGGAGCGCATGCCGCCGCGCATCGCCGCCCAGCTGGAGCCCATCCTCCATTCCTGA
- a CDS encoding phosphoribosylanthranilate isomerase — protein sequence MQPVRHVRVKVCCISSREEARLAVEWGADALGLVSRMPSGPGVIDEALITEFAATAPPGVTSFLLTCEEDAEQLISQARRTRVNTVQLVDTLPVETLRRLRSALPSVKVVQVVHVVDASSVEQARAVAREVDALLLDSGNPSLAVKELGGTGRVHDWSLSRSIRETVSVPVFLAGGLKPENVAEAIQSVGPFGLDVCNGLRTEGALDADKLQRFMRAVRAAEG from the coding sequence ATGCAACCGGTGCGACATGTCCGGGTGAAGGTGTGCTGCATCTCGTCACGCGAGGAGGCGAGGCTCGCGGTGGAGTGGGGTGCCGATGCACTGGGGCTCGTCTCGCGGATGCCCAGTGGTCCCGGCGTCATCGACGAAGCGCTCATCACCGAGTTCGCCGCCACCGCACCTCCCGGTGTCACCAGCTTCCTGCTGACCTGCGAGGAGGACGCCGAGCAACTCATCTCCCAGGCCCGTCGCACCCGCGTGAACACCGTGCAGCTCGTCGACACCCTTCCGGTGGAGACGCTGCGACGACTGCGCTCGGCGCTGCCCTCGGTGAAGGTGGTGCAGGTGGTCCACGTCGTCGATGCCTCGTCCGTGGAGCAGGCCCGTGCCGTGGCGCGCGAGGTGGATGCCTTGCTGCTCGACTCCGGCAACCCGTCCCTCGCGGTGAAGGAACTCGGTGGCACCGGCCGCGTGCACGACTGGTCCCTCAGCCGGAGTATCCGCGAGACGGTCTCCGTCCCCGTCTTCCTGGCGGGGGGCCTCAAGCCCGAGAACGTGGCGGAGGCGATTCAATCCGTGGGGCCCTTCGGCCTGGACGTGTGCAACGGACTGCGGACCGAGGGGGCGCTCGACGCGGACAAGCTCCAGCGCTTCATGCGCGCGGTGCGGGCCGCCGAGGGCTGA
- a CDS encoding carboxypeptidase regulatory-like domain-containing protein codes for MRDEEGAVQVEVHGNSRPIAGAQVSLYFQGPRSPATGRPTWFVAGRGSTDATGALRLPARPGAYLVTAKAQGFATARLSLTRPRGEALTPVRLALGAGVTLSGSVVERASKVPVPLARLTLTPRTVLASASVATTSVPEEERHEASADERGLFRSEGLTPGEYQLEVTAPAHSARRIARVQVPASGLVVELDGSAFIEGFVELPEGKPATQARVTATGMGETFETETSAGGGFSLDVPPGVYQVSARLDALTGTARDRAVVGAGMTLRDVRIRLGAAASLTGIVRGKGTSAPIAGATVSIAPGAMVATFDSAPAEVASATSGVDGRFDAGNLAPGSYSVTVRAKGFRALRREGITVLAGQRFELLAELDANGRIEGTVVDERDQPLAGIQVTPERRWRMMPMEGALTAVTDAQGAFVLEDVPPGEVFVAARRPGSQLHVRERVAVSPGQTHQVKLELGGEGTLEGTVKLADGRVPTAAVTVFAQLADTARTEAHQIPTAADGTWSMRVRAGRYRVAAWLVDVGNQNSDQEKVVDLKVGATERVDLRVREAERPLSVTVLEPNGAPSVSATVMGAEAGKNEIFLEDSTDASGHVTLVADSLGTQPLHLWATNGGRRGDLPSVPATQRTLVIQLQPGGRLTGAVRSAGGRSIEGFRLVVSATKSEDDFLSRQELELAGDRFVVEDVNPGAVTVSVTLPDGRAGKADTTSVAGQTTQVDVVVEAGGAITGRLVDKAGKPLAQAFVDVDGLTSAPTGADGRFRVEDVAPGQHRLIAWSEKTERAEKTLTLAVGKSQDVGDWKLGPPRIEPGRLGIFFGMAGDDVLVRGVLESMHGDALRVGDIVQSIDGATVLTAGEARERELGAPGSPAILLIRRDTRTYPVTLTRAP; via the coding sequence ATGCGCGACGAGGAGGGGGCTGTCCAGGTCGAGGTCCACGGAAACTCACGGCCCATCGCCGGGGCGCAAGTCTCGCTCTACTTCCAGGGACCACGCTCTCCCGCGACAGGTCGACCCACGTGGTTCGTCGCGGGTCGGGGATCCACGGACGCCACGGGCGCCCTGCGCCTTCCCGCGAGGCCCGGGGCCTATCTCGTCACCGCGAAGGCGCAGGGGTTCGCCACCGCGAGGCTGTCGCTCACCCGCCCTCGTGGCGAAGCGCTCACGCCCGTACGTCTCGCCCTCGGCGCGGGCGTGACCTTGTCGGGCTCGGTCGTCGAGCGAGCCTCGAAGGTGCCTGTCCCGCTCGCGAGGCTCACGCTCACGCCGCGCACGGTGCTGGCCTCCGCCTCCGTCGCGACCACGTCCGTCCCCGAGGAGGAACGTCACGAAGCGTCCGCCGACGAGCGCGGCCTCTTCCGTTCCGAAGGACTCACGCCCGGCGAATACCAGCTCGAGGTCACGGCGCCCGCCCACTCGGCCCGACGCATCGCCCGGGTCCAGGTGCCGGCCTCCGGACTCGTCGTCGAGCTGGATGGCTCGGCCTTCATCGAGGGTTTCGTCGAGCTGCCGGAGGGCAAGCCCGCCACGCAAGCTCGCGTCACGGCCACGGGCATGGGCGAGACGTTCGAGACGGAAACCAGCGCGGGCGGTGGTTTCTCGCTCGATGTGCCCCCGGGCGTCTATCAAGTGTCGGCGCGGCTGGATGCACTGACGGGCACCGCGCGGGACCGCGCGGTCGTGGGCGCGGGGATGACCCTCCGCGACGTCCGCATCCGACTGGGCGCCGCCGCGTCGCTCACGGGAATCGTGCGCGGCAAGGGCACCTCCGCGCCCATCGCGGGAGCCACCGTGTCCATCGCCCCCGGAGCCATGGTGGCGACCTTCGACTCCGCCCCCGCCGAGGTCGCGAGCGCCACGAGCGGCGTGGACGGACGCTTCGATGCGGGGAACCTCGCACCGGGCTCCTACTCGGTGACGGTCCGGGCGAAGGGCTTCCGAGCGCTGCGGCGGGAAGGCATCACCGTGCTCGCGGGCCAGCGCTTCGAGTTGTTGGCCGAGCTGGACGCCAATGGCCGCATCGAGGGCACGGTCGTCGACGAGCGCGACCAGCCCCTCGCGGGCATCCAGGTCACCCCCGAGCGTCGCTGGCGGATGATGCCGATGGAGGGCGCGCTCACGGCCGTGACGGATGCACAGGGCGCCTTCGTGCTCGAGGACGTCCCACCGGGTGAGGTCTTCGTGGCCGCGCGAAGGCCGGGCAGCCAGCTCCATGTCCGAGAGCGCGTGGCGGTGAGCCCCGGACAGACGCATCAGGTGAAGCTCGAGCTGGGAGGCGAAGGCACGCTGGAGGGGACCGTGAAGCTCGCGGACGGTCGAGTCCCCACGGCGGCCGTCACGGTCTTCGCGCAGCTCGCGGACACGGCGCGCACGGAGGCGCATCAAATCCCCACCGCGGCGGACGGCACCTGGAGCATGCGGGTGCGCGCCGGGCGCTACCGCGTCGCCGCATGGCTCGTCGACGTGGGCAACCAGAACAGCGACCAGGAGAAGGTCGTCGACCTGAAGGTGGGTGCGACCGAGCGCGTGGACCTGCGGGTCCGCGAGGCGGAGCGTCCCCTCTCCGTCACGGTGCTGGAGCCCAACGGCGCGCCGAGCGTCTCGGCCACGGTCATGGGGGCGGAGGCGGGCAAGAACGAGATCTTCCTCGAGGACTCCACGGATGCCTCCGGACACGTCACGCTCGTGGCGGACTCACTGGGCACGCAGCCGCTGCACCTCTGGGCCACGAATGGCGGGCGCCGGGGTGACCTGCCCTCCGTGCCGGCCACGCAGAGGACACTGGTCATCCAGCTCCAGCCGGGAGGACGGCTCACGGGGGCGGTCCGCTCGGCGGGAGGCCGGAGCATCGAGGGCTTCCGCCTGGTGGTCTCCGCGACGAAGAGCGAGGACGACTTCCTGTCGCGACAGGAGCTGGAGCTCGCGGGAGATCGCTTCGTGGTCGAGGACGTCAACCCCGGAGCCGTGACGGTGTCCGTGACGCTGCCCGACGGTCGCGCGGGCAAGGCGGACACGACGAGCGTCGCGGGACAGACGACCCAGGTCGACGTCGTGGTGGAGGCGGGAGGCGCCATCACGGGCCGACTGGTCGACAAGGCGGGCAAGCCCCTTGCCCAGGCCTTCGTGGACGTGGATGGCCTGACGTCGGCGCCGACGGGAGCGGATGGACGCTTCCGGGTGGAGGATGTCGCGCCCGGCCAGCATCGGCTCATCGCCTGGAGCGAGAAGACGGAGCGCGCGGAGAAGACGCTCACCTTGGCGGTGGGCAAGTCCCAGGACGTGGGCGACTGGAAGCTCGGGCCGCCGCGCATCGAGCCGGGGCGGCTGGGCATCTTCTTCGGCATGGCCGGAGACGACGTCCTGGTGCGCGGCGTGCTCGAGAGCATGCATGGCGACGCGCTCCGCGTGGGAGACATCGTCCAGTCCATCGATGGCGCCACGGTGCTCACGGCGGGCGAGGCCCGCGAGCGCGAGCTGGGGGCGCCGGGCAGCCCCGCCATCCTCCTCATCCGGCGCGACACGAGGACCTACCCCGTCACCCTCACCCGAGCCCCCTGA